From Heteronotia binoei isolate CCM8104 ecotype False Entrance Well chromosome 3, APGP_CSIRO_Hbin_v1, whole genome shotgun sequence, a single genomic window includes:
- the LOC132569166 gene encoding sialidase-3-like: MSAVLPGHRTMNPCPVYEKESRRVFLFFICIRSETTGWLQIRTGRNAVRLCYVVSQDGGRTWSQLTDLTDWVIGEDLKNWTNFAIGPGHGVQLRSGRLVIPAYAYYIHQHFFGKPVSYQTKPHCFTFYSDDRGENWERGQLDMSFQMEECQVAEVTRQDNSSVLYCNARSPEKYRVEAFSKNGGKQFEESFLCKELPETGSGCQGSVVSFAALPKPSEASRRATTTNPTRLLGVRPSTAPSTLGVHPSTAARQWLLFSHPTGRRKRVNLGIFLNMSPLVKGGWKDPWVLYEGPSGYSDLAVCEEGPLPLFGCLFESGVTTEYEEVAFQFFTIVEFFNSTREARPNIILLR; encoded by the coding sequence ATGTCTGCCGTGCTGCCCGGCCATCGCACTATGAACCCTTGCCCGGTGTACGAGAAGGAGAGTCGCagagtcttcctcttctttatctGCATCCGGTCCGAGACGACAGGATGGCTTCAAATCCGAACCGGGAGGAACGCCGTCCGGCTGTGCTATGTGGTGAGCCAAGATGGCGGCCGCACCTGGAGCCAGTTGACCGATTTGACTGACTGGGTGATCGGAGAGGACTTGAAAAATTGGACCAACTTTGCCATCGGGCCTGGCCACGGGGTACAGTTGCGCTCGGGGCGTCTGGTCATTCCCGCGTACGCTTATTACATCCATCAGCATTTCTTCGGCAAGCCAGTCTCGTACCAGACCAAGCCACATTGCTTTACTTTCTACAGCGATGACAGAGGCGAGAACTGGGAGCGGGGACAGCTTGACATGAGCTTCCAGATGGAAGAGTGCCAGGTCGCTGAGGTAACCCGGCAGGACAACAGCTCGGTGTTATACTGCAACGCCCGCAGTCCTGAAAAATACAGGGTGGAGGCCTTCAGCAAAAATGGCGGGAAACAATTTGAGGAGTCCTTCCTCTGCAAGGAGTTGCCGGAGACGGGCAGCGGTTGCCAAGGCAGTGTGGTGAGCTTCGCAGCGCTGCCGAAGCCCTCAGAGGCGAGTCGAAGAGCAACCACAACCAATCCAACTCGTCTGCTGGGCGTTCGTCCCTCAACCGCCCCCTCAACTTTGGGTGTTCATCCCTCAACAGCTGCCAGGCAATGGCTGCTTTTCTCTCACCCCACTGGCAGACGCAAGCGGGTCAACCTGGGCATCTTCCTCAACATGTCCCCGCTGGTGAAGGGGGGATGGAAGGACCCCTGGGTGCTGTACGAAGGGCCCAGTGGCTACTCAGACCTGGCTGTGTGTGAGGAGGGCCCTTTGCCTCTCTTTGGCTGCTTGTTTGAGAGCGGTGTGACCACCGAATACGAGGAGGTCGCCTTCCAGTTCTTCACCATTGTCGAGTTTTTTAATAGCACAAGAGAAGCCCGGCCTAATATCATTCTCCTTCGATAA